A genomic region of Runella rosea contains the following coding sequences:
- a CDS encoding glycosyltransferase, whose translation MTPKYVILIPQYNDWEALNLLIERINQDVATDTLAATSLVIVDDCSSQEMEKIAPFAGQKTQIVRLYRNLGHQRAITIGLSYIAKELPCEKVIVMDADGEDAPKDINALVAASEKWPDKVIFAQRTKRQESFLFRFFYGIYKFIFRQLTGKVITFGNFSLIPQRRLQNLVRVSEIWNNFPGGIIRSRIPYEAIPTERGKRLAGESKMNFVSLVLHGLSTVSVLIDVAAVRILIFSIGMSLVALFIIFVVLFLKWMDHATPGWASTLSSALLIVVLQSFLISLFLVFMVLQYRTQQQFIPVLQYRDFIEKVEEL comes from the coding sequence ATGACCCCAAAATACGTCATACTCATACCACAATACAACGATTGGGAGGCGTTAAACCTGCTCATCGAACGCATTAATCAAGACGTAGCGACCGACACACTGGCCGCTACGTCTTTGGTTATAGTGGATGACTGTTCGAGTCAGGAAATGGAAAAAATAGCGCCTTTTGCTGGACAAAAAACCCAAATCGTGCGGCTTTACCGTAACCTAGGCCATCAGCGCGCCATTACTATCGGGTTATCGTACATCGCCAAAGAGTTGCCCTGCGAGAAGGTCATTGTCATGGATGCCGATGGAGAGGATGCACCAAAGGATATCAATGCGCTAGTAGCTGCCTCCGAAAAATGGCCCGACAAAGTTATTTTTGCCCAGCGGACCAAGCGGCAGGAAAGTTTTCTTTTTAGGTTTTTTTACGGTATTTATAAGTTCATTTTCAGGCAATTGACTGGAAAAGTAATTACGTTTGGTAACTTTTCGCTTATTCCTCAGCGTCGCTTGCAAAACTTGGTACGCGTCTCCGAAATCTGGAATAATTTTCCGGGAGGTATCATTCGCTCTCGGATTCCGTACGAAGCAATACCCACCGAGCGAGGAAAACGCTTGGCTGGCGAAAGCAAAATGAATTTTGTGTCGCTGGTGTTGCACGGATTAAGTACGGTGTCGGTTTTGATTGATGTGGCAGCGGTCCGAATATTGATATTTTCTATCGGAATGTCTTTGGTCGCGTTGTTCATCATTTTTGTGGTATTATTTTTGAAATGGATGGACCATGCCACGCCTGGGTGGGCCTCTACGCTGAGTTCGGCGTTGCTGATTGTGGTGCTGCAATCTTTTCTGATTTCATTGTTTTTAGTTTTTATGGTACTGCAATACCGTACCCAACAACAGTTTATCCCCGTACTTCAATACCGTGATTTTATTGAAAAAGTGGAAGAATTGTAA
- a CDS encoding NAD-dependent epimerase/dehydratase family protein produces MNIALVTGSAGLIGSESVAFFADKFDLVIGVDNNLRQYFFGQDGNTEWNRNRLQDGFANYKHYSADIREVSQLEPIFKEYGTDIKLIVHAAAQPSHDWAAREPFTDFGVNAVGTLNMLEMTRLHSPDAVFIFTSTNKVYGDNPNYLPLVELETRWEISEDHVYYKNGIDEHHSLDHTKHSIFGASKVAADIMCQEYGRYFGMKVGVFRGGCLTGPNHSGAQLHGFLAYLMKCTITGNPYTIFGYKGKQVRDNIHSYDLVNMFWHFYQNPRPGEAYNAGGGRHANCSMLEAIAICEQIAGKKLTYHYSETNRIGDHIWYVSDLTKFKSHYPGWDWSYNLEQTLVQIHDGIAARLALPA; encoded by the coding sequence ATGAACATTGCACTTGTCACCGGTTCGGCTGGATTGATTGGGAGCGAATCTGTCGCTTTTTTTGCTGATAAATTTGACCTCGTGATTGGGGTAGATAACAATTTACGTCAATATTTCTTTGGACAGGACGGAAACACCGAATGGAATCGCAACCGCCTCCAAGATGGTTTTGCCAATTATAAACACTACAGCGCTGATATTCGGGAAGTGAGCCAATTGGAGCCCATTTTTAAAGAATACGGCACCGATATTAAGCTTATTGTACACGCTGCTGCGCAACCGAGCCACGACTGGGCGGCCCGTGAGCCGTTTACTGACTTTGGAGTGAATGCCGTAGGTACGCTCAATATGCTCGAAATGACGCGTTTGCATAGCCCTGATGCCGTGTTCATCTTTACTTCCACCAATAAAGTATATGGTGATAATCCTAACTATCTGCCGTTGGTAGAGTTGGAAACTCGCTGGGAAATTTCGGAAGACCACGTTTATTACAAAAACGGGATTGATGAGCACCACAGCCTTGACCATACCAAGCACTCTATTTTTGGTGCGTCTAAAGTAGCGGCGGATATTATGTGCCAAGAATATGGCCGTTATTTTGGCATGAAAGTAGGAGTATTCCGTGGAGGCTGTTTGACGGGACCTAACCATTCAGGAGCCCAGTTGCACGGATTTTTGGCTTACCTTATGAAGTGTACCATTACGGGCAATCCTTACACTATCTTTGGATACAAAGGAAAGCAGGTACGCGACAACATTCACAGCTATGACTTGGTAAATATGTTCTGGCATTTTTATCAGAACCCACGTCCAGGTGAAGCCTACAATGCTGGTGGCGGACGTCATGCCAACTGTTCTATGTTGGAGGCCATCGCCATTTGTGAACAAATTGCGGGTAAGAAATTGACCTATCATTATTCAGAAACCAACCGTATCGGCGACCATATCTGGTACGTGAGCGACTTAACTAAATTTAAGAGCCACTATCCAGGTTGGGATTGGAGTTACAACCTTGAGCAGACATTGGTTCAAATTCACGATGGTATTGCTGCTCGCTTGGCACTGCCTGCGTAA
- a CDS encoding sensor histidine kinase, translated as MRINPRITALLLAFAISGITVAFLSFVSGTTLSMLFVSGVAGFFGAFFLILYAIEILVYREVTKMHETIQRLKLKDFSFPRKNIVSDPNPLKKLNQEIFVYVARKQQEIDELKKMEVFRREFLADVSHELKTPIFAAQGFIHTLLDGAMDDEKVRDKFLQKAAKSLDGLDALVKDLVALSQMETGEIRMRKDRVDLRLITLEVCEQLENKANQRNTVLKIKPDRMLHVWVKADPQRISQVMTNLIENAIKYGNDNGKVIVHFEEDKKHFLITVRDNGPGIPPEHLSRIFERFYRVDKSRSKEKGGTGLGLAIVKHIINAHGSKITVTSKIDKGTTFTFKLDKAD; from the coding sequence ATGCGTATCAATCCGCGTATCACCGCTTTATTGCTGGCTTTTGCTATTTCAGGCATAACAGTTGCCTTCCTTTCGTTTGTCAGCGGCACCACGCTGAGCATGCTTTTTGTGTCGGGAGTTGCTGGTTTTTTTGGCGCATTTTTTCTGATTTTATACGCTATTGAGATTTTGGTGTACCGGGAAGTAACCAAAATGCACGAAACCATTCAGCGGCTTAAATTGAAGGACTTTAGTTTTCCTCGGAAAAACATTGTCAGTGACCCTAATCCTCTCAAAAAACTGAATCAAGAGATTTTTGTTTATGTGGCGCGCAAACAGCAGGAAATAGATGAATTGAAGAAAATGGAGGTTTTTAGACGGGAGTTTCTGGCCGATGTTTCGCACGAGCTGAAAACCCCCATTTTTGCCGCGCAGGGGTTCATTCACACCTTATTAGACGGGGCGATGGATGACGAGAAAGTGCGGGATAAATTTCTGCAAAAAGCCGCTAAAAGTTTGGACGGACTAGATGCCTTGGTCAAAGATTTGGTGGCACTTTCACAAATGGAAACAGGCGAAATCAGAATGCGTAAAGACCGCGTCGATTTGCGGCTAATTACCTTAGAAGTGTGCGAGCAGCTCGAAAACAAGGCCAATCAGCGGAATACAGTTCTTAAAATAAAACCCGACCGAATGCTGCACGTGTGGGTGAAAGCAGACCCGCAGCGGATAAGTCAGGTCATGACAAACCTCATTGAAAATGCCATTAAATACGGAAATGATAATGGCAAGGTAATTGTACATTTTGAGGAAGATAAAAAACATTTTCTCATAACCGTGCGTGATAATGGCCCAGGTATTCCGCCTGAACATTTATCGCGGATTTTTGAACGATTTTATCGGGTAGACAAAAGTCGCTCCAAAGAAAAAGGGGGAACTGGTCTGGGATTAGCCATTGTAAAGCACATAATTAACGCTCACGGTTCAAAAATTACGGTTACGAGCAAGATAGATAAAGGAACTACGTTTACGTTTAAATTAGACAAAGCGGATTGA
- the rpmG gene encoding 50S ribosomal protein L33 yields the protein MAKKGNRIQVILECTAQKESGVPGMSRYITTKNRKNTPGRMEFKKYNPYLKKVTVHKEIK from the coding sequence ATGGCAAAGAAAGGTAACAGAATACAAGTAATTTTGGAATGCACAGCGCAGAAAGAATCGGGCGTTCCAGGGATGTCACGTTACATCACAACTAAGAACCGCAAAAATACTCCAGGACGTATGGAGTTTAAGAAATACAATCCGTATTTGAAAAAAGTAACGGTTCATAAAGAAATTAAATAA
- a CDS encoding DUF4295 domain-containing protein produces MAKKVVATLKKEGGKTYAKVIQAIKSPKTGAYTFKEVIVPTDEVQAALKN; encoded by the coding sequence ATGGCAAAGAAAGTAGTTGCAACCCTGAAAAAAGAAGGTGGTAAGACTTACGCCAAAGTGATTCAAGCAATTAAATCACCAAAGACAGGCGCTTACACATTTAAGGAGGTTATCGTTCCTACCGACGAAGTACAGGCTGCGTTGAAAAACTAA
- the ftsY gene encoding signal recognition particle-docking protein FtsY, whose product MGLFDFFSKEKKESLDKGLEKSKESIFGKISRAIVGKSTVDEDVLDELEDILISSDVGVGTTVKIIKRIEERVARDKYTGTSELDSILRDEIATLLTENKSLDFKDSFETDNLPKPYVIMVVGVNGAGKTTTIGKLAHQFTKRGKKVVLGAGDTFRAAAVDQLKTWGQRAGVLVIDHGMNTDPAAVAHDAVKKGVEMNADVVIIDTAGRLHTKVNLMNELSKIKRVMQKFLPEAPHEVLLVLDGSTGQNAVIQAREFTKATDVTALAITKLDGTAKGGVVIGISDEFKIPVKYIGVGEKMDDLQVFDRAQFVDSLFKK is encoded by the coding sequence ATGGGTTTATTTGATTTCTTCTCTAAAGAGAAAAAAGAATCGCTTGATAAAGGGCTGGAAAAATCTAAGGAAAGTATCTTCGGAAAAATCAGCCGGGCAATTGTAGGGAAATCTACCGTTGATGAAGACGTACTCGATGAATTGGAAGATATTCTGATCAGTTCTGACGTGGGAGTCGGTACAACGGTCAAGATTATAAAGCGAATTGAAGAGCGCGTAGCACGCGACAAATACACTGGCACCTCAGAACTTGACAGTATCCTGCGCGACGAAATCGCCACTTTACTGACAGAAAATAAATCGCTCGATTTTAAGGATAGTTTTGAGACCGACAACTTGCCAAAGCCATACGTCATTATGGTCGTAGGTGTCAACGGTGCTGGCAAAACCACCACCATCGGCAAACTCGCCCATCAGTTTACAAAACGGGGCAAAAAGGTGGTTTTAGGTGCGGGCGATACATTTCGAGCGGCTGCCGTCGACCAGCTTAAAACCTGGGGTCAGCGCGCTGGCGTATTGGTCATCGACCACGGCATGAACACCGACCCTGCCGCTGTGGCCCACGATGCCGTGAAAAAAGGCGTGGAAATGAACGCCGATGTGGTCATTATTGATACCGCAGGCCGTTTGCATACCAAGGTCAACCTGATGAACGAGCTATCGAAAATCAAACGCGTCATGCAGAAGTTTCTGCCCGAAGCACCGCATGAAGTACTGTTGGTGTTGGACGGAAGTACGGGCCAAAATGCCGTTATTCAAGCCCGTGAGTTTACCAAAGCCACCGACGTAACGGCCTTAGCCATTACCAAACTGGACGGCACGGCCAAAGGTGGCGTAGTAATCGGCATTTCGGATGAGTTCAAAATCCCCGTCAAATACATTGGAGTAGGTGAGAAAATGGATGATTTACAGGTATTTGACCGCGCTCAATTTGTAGATTCGCTGTTCAAAAAGTAA
- a CDS encoding DUF1501 domain-containing protein yields MKNALEEIEQLTHDQLSRRNFLSRTSMGLGAAAFSSLLGTNQAQAATGPGGALGKPHFPPKVKRVIYLHQSGAPSQLELFDYKPKLEQMWGQDLPESVRKGQRLTGMTAGQSSFPLAASYYKFAQHGQSKMWVSELLPYISKVTDEATFIRSMHTEAINHDPAITFFQTGSQQGGRPSFGSWVSYGLGSDNQNLPSFVVLLSKGRGGDQPLYAKLWSNGFLPSVHQGVVFRSGPDPVFYLNNPAGIDRTSRRRMLDYLAKMHQEQYKQILDPEINSRMAQYEMAYRMQTAVPETMDISKEPDYIFDMYGPEAKKAGTFAANCLLARKLAEKGVKFIQLYHQGWDQHGNLPNDIKTMAKSVDQPSAALVMDLKQRGLLDDTLIIWGGEFGRGSYSQGKLTKENYGRDHHPRCFTIWMAGAGVRKGYIHGETDDFSYNIVRDPVHVHDFQATVMHLLGIDHEQLTFKSQGRRYRLTDVHGKVVKPILA; encoded by the coding sequence ATGAAAAACGCACTGGAAGAAATCGAACAATTGACCCACGACCAACTCAGTCGTCGGAATTTTCTGTCGCGTACTAGCATGGGCTTAGGCGCAGCGGCGTTTTCGTCGTTGTTGGGAACAAATCAAGCACAGGCCGCGACTGGTCCTGGCGGAGCTTTGGGAAAACCCCATTTTCCCCCCAAGGTAAAGCGCGTCATTTACTTGCATCAAAGCGGGGCGCCTTCGCAATTGGAACTATTTGATTATAAGCCTAAGCTGGAACAAATGTGGGGGCAAGATTTGCCCGAATCGGTTCGGAAGGGTCAACGCCTTACGGGAATGACAGCGGGGCAAAGCAGCTTTCCGCTGGCGGCATCGTACTATAAATTTGCCCAACACGGCCAAAGCAAAATGTGGGTTAGTGAGTTGTTGCCTTACATTTCTAAAGTCACTGATGAGGCCACGTTTATCCGTTCCATGCATACCGAGGCCATCAACCACGACCCTGCCATTACGTTTTTTCAGACGGGCAGTCAGCAGGGCGGAAGGCCTTCTTTTGGTTCTTGGGTAAGTTATGGGTTAGGGTCAGACAATCAAAATCTGCCTTCGTTTGTGGTATTGCTGTCAAAAGGACGTGGCGGCGATCAGCCTTTATATGCTAAGTTATGGTCAAACGGTTTTCTGCCTTCCGTGCATCAGGGTGTGGTTTTTCGCTCAGGGCCTGACCCAGTATTTTACCTGAACAATCCCGCAGGCATCGACCGCACAAGCCGCCGACGGATGTTGGATTATTTGGCCAAAATGCATCAGGAACAATATAAGCAGATTTTGGACCCCGAGATCAACAGCCGCATGGCGCAGTACGAAATGGCTTATAGGATGCAAACGGCAGTGCCCGAAACGATGGACATTTCCAAAGAACCCGACTACATTTTTGATATGTACGGTCCTGAAGCAAAAAAAGCGGGGACATTTGCCGCAAACTGTTTATTAGCCAGGAAATTGGCAGAGAAAGGCGTAAAGTTTATTCAGCTTTATCATCAGGGCTGGGACCAACACGGCAACCTTCCTAACGACATTAAAACCATGGCGAAGTCGGTCGACCAACCTTCGGCGGCGTTGGTGATGGACTTGAAACAGCGCGGTTTATTAGATGATACCCTCATTATTTGGGGCGGAGAATTTGGTCGAGGCTCCTATTCACAGGGGAAACTCACCAAAGAAAACTACGGCCGCGACCACCACCCGCGTTGCTTTACCATTTGGATGGCTGGCGCAGGGGTGAGGAAGGGCTATATTCACGGAGAAACCGACGATTTTAGTTATAATATTGTGCGTGACCCAGTCCACGTTCATGATTTTCAGGCTACGGTCATGCACTTGTTGGGAATTGACCACGAGCAGCTTACCTTCAAGTCACAGGGCCGGCGCTACCGCCTAACCGATGTACACGGAAAAGTTGTAAAGCCTATTTTGGCGTAA
- a CDS encoding DUF1553 domain-containing protein encodes MEKRAFYHWSFGIVIMALVSACGGSIEVPQDVEKAAANLPEKLDYNLHVKPILSDRCFACHGPDKNKQKADLRLDIADAAYDKECESGLKAIVAGNPAKSDVVHRILSEDPEYVMPEPASHLTLSVEEKAILIKWIEQGAEYKPHWSFVAPVKPALPKVKNEGWVKNDIDRFILKKLEDKKLTGSAEAPKTTLLRRVYLDLIGLPPTPEQVEAFVNDTSPNAYEKVVNELLKNPHFGEHHAVDWLDVARYADTHGYQDDGLRTMWPYRDWVIKSFNRNLAFDRFVTWQLAGDMLPNPQKEHLIATAFNRNHQQSQEGGIVPQEYFVEYVADRTNTFGKAFLGLTVECARCHDHKYDPISQKDYYSLFAFFNNNNEYGQIPYNGEPSPSITLPKPATEKQLRFIKEKLSIVEKTQLQNASALRQRFEKWVAKSAQAPLISPQTALMIDVPFDSMTVRPAGEKKDKRRPIFTNLANDTLNFETNGDLDFLPVRIKSPRGKGVRLVGESFMQMRGINGWGQYKEVPTISGFFERNQPFTVSLWVGVTDPKFKGPLFNRNLGPFNGFRGYECERLEDGRLAFRLSNVWPDNAIDFETDYVLKANRWAHLTMTYDGSSKANGLKVYINGKRATGRVMSDGLRESMLLGKNHTNWGAGAPNFSIGQRHDYNYKGYAVDELKVFARELTPLEVHSVIGQKDFVKIALQTPANKRNDFQKEGLFEYFVTNIDTENQELLAERKQLLAEETELLNKEIDVMVMRERKYPRKAHILKRGAYDAIDEEVTADTPDQFFKIPKELPRNRLGLAQWLVHEENPLFARVMVNRMWQRYFGKGLVVSAEDFGNQGDLPTHLELLDYLAVKFRNSGGPSHGGPSHGWNYKLLQKEIVMSATYRQSSVAKPELLELDPNNLLYARGPSYRISAEQVRDAALASSGLLSAHIGGPSVHPYQPDGIWEALATRNAVQYVQNHGDTLYRRSMYTIWKRSSPPPMMLNFDASERHFCSVKRQKTSTPLQALVTLNDPQFVEAARVLAQRSLLFNKGSDSNSKSIIRIFTALTSRPPRAGELEAMTQLYQEEYQDFVKNPKRADELLGVGEYPVDKLLDKNELAAMTIVASTVMNFDEFVIKR; translated from the coding sequence ATGGAAAAAAGAGCTTTCTATCATTGGAGTTTTGGAATCGTAATAATGGCGTTGGTAAGTGCCTGCGGTGGTAGCATTGAGGTACCGCAGGACGTCGAAAAGGCGGCGGCGAACTTACCCGAAAAGTTGGATTATAATCTCCACGTAAAGCCTATTCTGTCGGACCGCTGTTTTGCGTGTCATGGCCCCGATAAGAATAAACAAAAAGCTGATTTGCGTTTGGATATTGCCGATGCCGCCTACGACAAAGAATGCGAAAGCGGCCTGAAAGCCATCGTAGCGGGCAATCCTGCCAAAAGCGACGTAGTGCATCGGATTTTGTCAGAAGATCCTGAGTACGTGATGCCTGAGCCAGCTTCTCACCTGACGCTGTCGGTAGAAGAGAAAGCCATTCTTATCAAATGGATTGAGCAGGGAGCTGAATACAAGCCGCATTGGTCATTTGTGGCCCCAGTTAAACCAGCGTTGCCAAAAGTAAAAAATGAAGGTTGGGTCAAAAATGACATCGACCGATTTATTCTTAAAAAATTAGAAGATAAAAAGCTGACTGGCAGCGCCGAAGCGCCCAAAACCACCCTGCTTCGACGCGTTTATCTGGATTTAATCGGATTGCCCCCAACGCCCGAACAAGTCGAAGCCTTTGTAAATGATACCTCTCCCAATGCTTACGAAAAAGTCGTTAATGAATTATTGAAAAACCCGCATTTTGGCGAACATCACGCCGTCGACTGGCTCGATGTGGCGCGCTACGCTGATACCCACGGTTATCAGGACGATGGCCTACGCACCATGTGGCCTTACCGCGATTGGGTCATTAAATCTTTCAATCGAAATCTAGCGTTTGACCGCTTTGTGACTTGGCAATTGGCGGGCGATATGTTGCCCAATCCACAAAAAGAACATCTGATAGCTACGGCGTTCAATCGCAATCATCAGCAGAGCCAGGAGGGAGGAATTGTGCCACAAGAATATTTTGTAGAATACGTAGCCGACCGTACCAATACTTTTGGAAAGGCATTTTTGGGGCTGACGGTTGAATGCGCTCGTTGTCATGACCACAAATACGACCCCATCAGTCAGAAAGATTATTATTCATTGTTTGCGTTTTTTAATAACAACAATGAATACGGCCAAATCCCCTACAACGGTGAACCCAGTCCGAGCATCACCCTTCCAAAGCCCGCAACGGAAAAGCAACTGCGATTTATCAAAGAGAAGCTTTCTATCGTTGAAAAAACGCAGTTGCAAAATGCATCTGCCCTTCGTCAGAGGTTTGAAAAATGGGTGGCTAAGTCTGCACAAGCACCACTAATTTCACCCCAAACGGCTTTGATGATTGATGTGCCATTTGACTCCATGACGGTGCGCCCTGCGGGAGAAAAGAAAGACAAAAGACGGCCCATATTTACAAATTTGGCCAATGATACCCTTAATTTTGAAACCAATGGGGATCTGGATTTTCTGCCCGTACGTATCAAAAGCCCACGCGGAAAAGGCGTGCGCTTGGTGGGAGAGAGCTTTATGCAAATGCGCGGTATCAATGGTTGGGGTCAATACAAAGAAGTGCCGACCATTTCGGGCTTTTTTGAACGAAATCAACCTTTTACCGTCAGTTTGTGGGTAGGCGTCACTGACCCAAAATTCAAAGGCCCGCTCTTTAACCGTAATTTAGGGCCGTTCAACGGCTTTCGAGGCTACGAATGTGAGCGTTTGGAAGACGGGCGGCTGGCGTTTCGTTTGAGCAATGTTTGGCCCGATAATGCCATTGATTTTGAGACAGACTACGTGCTGAAAGCCAATCGTTGGGCACACCTTACCATGACTTACGATGGTTCAAGCAAAGCCAATGGCCTGAAAGTATATATAAATGGAAAACGAGCCACGGGTCGGGTCATGTCGGATGGACTGCGGGAAAGTATGCTTTTGGGAAAAAATCATACCAATTGGGGAGCGGGCGCACCTAATTTTTCCATTGGACAGCGCCACGATTATAATTATAAAGGCTACGCGGTAGATGAACTGAAGGTCTTTGCCCGTGAGCTGACACCGCTGGAAGTCCACAGTGTGATAGGCCAAAAAGATTTTGTAAAAATCGCCCTTCAAACTCCTGCCAATAAACGTAATGATTTTCAAAAAGAGGGCCTTTTTGAGTATTTTGTTACCAACATTGATACCGAAAACCAGGAACTGTTGGCCGAGCGGAAGCAATTGCTGGCGGAAGAAACGGAGTTGCTTAATAAAGAAATTGACGTGATGGTGATGCGAGAACGCAAATATCCTCGCAAAGCGCATATACTCAAACGCGGAGCCTACGATGCTATTGATGAAGAAGTAACGGCCGATACGCCCGACCAATTTTTTAAGATTCCGAAAGAATTGCCCCGCAATCGCCTAGGGTTAGCTCAATGGCTCGTTCACGAAGAAAACCCGCTCTTTGCGCGTGTGATGGTGAATCGGATGTGGCAGCGGTATTTTGGCAAAGGCTTGGTGGTATCGGCCGAAGATTTTGGAAATCAGGGAGATTTGCCCACGCATCTCGAATTGTTAGATTATCTGGCAGTCAAATTCAGAAATTCTGGCGGCCCGTCGCACGGCGGTCCGTCGCACGGCTGGAATTACAAATTGCTGCAAAAGGAAATAGTCATGTCGGCGACGTATCGACAATCATCGGTTGCTAAACCTGAATTATTAGAATTAGACCCTAATAATTTATTATATGCCCGAGGCCCAAGCTATCGTATTTCAGCTGAGCAAGTGCGGGATGCTGCCTTGGCGTCGAGTGGCTTATTAAGCGCCCACATCGGTGGGCCAAGTGTACACCCTTACCAACCCGACGGTATTTGGGAGGCTTTAGCCACACGAAATGCGGTACAATACGTTCAAAATCATGGCGACACACTTTATCGTCGAAGTATGTATACCATTTGGAAGCGTAGCTCTCCACCACCAATGATGCTTAATTTTGATGCGTCCGAGCGGCATTTTTGCAGTGTCAAGCGCCAAAAAACCAGTACTCCGTTGCAGGCCTTGGTCACGCTCAACGACCCACAGTTTGTAGAAGCCGCGAGAGTATTAGCGCAACGAAGTTTATTGTTCAACAAAGGGTCGGACAGTAATTCCAAATCTATCATTCGCATTTTTACTGCCCTTACGTCCCGCCCGCCGCGAGCGGGTGAGTTGGAAGCCATGACACAGTTGTATCAAGAGGAATACCAAGACTTTGTGAAGAACCCCAAACGCGCGGATGAATTGTTGGGTGTTGGTGAATATCCTGTGGATAAGTTATTGGATAAAAATGAATTGGCTGCCATGACCATCGTAGCAAGCACCGTAATGAACTTTGATGAGTTTGTGATAAAGAGATGA
- a CDS encoding 4-oxalomesaconate tautomerase translates to MQTAIPFMQLRGGSSKGLFFKAEDLPTDENERNRWLLLAMEGTTEGDPRQIDGLGGATSLTSKVAIVSKSITPEAGCRPADLDYLFVQVVVGKGKVSTTQTCGNILAGIVPFAIESGMIEATHPVTSARINIVNTGGICEVVVQTPNGQIETQGNAKVDGVSGTAAPIICNYLETVGSTCGALLPTGHAKDVIDGVEATCIDNGMPIVIMRAQDFGLVGNETKEVLEANEPLRQQIEAIRLKAGHLMNLGDVKDQTIPKMCLVSPPENGGVVNTRMFIPHVVHEAIGVLAAVSVATACVVPDTVINDERGVMSYKLNTLNDMHTSLSVEHPSGEFTVNLEYELVDNQIIVYKSGVIRTARLLSKGEVFIS, encoded by the coding sequence ATGCAAACGGCCATTCCATTTATGCAGCTTCGGGGTGGAAGCTCCAAAGGGCTTTTCTTCAAAGCCGAAGACCTGCCTACCGATGAAAACGAGCGAAACCGTTGGCTTCTTCTAGCAATGGAAGGAACTACTGAGGGCGACCCTCGCCAGATTGACGGCTTAGGCGGTGCTACTTCTTTGACCAGCAAAGTAGCCATTGTCAGCAAATCAATAACGCCCGAAGCGGGATGCCGCCCAGCCGATTTAGACTATCTCTTTGTACAAGTGGTTGTAGGTAAAGGAAAAGTATCGACTACCCAAACTTGCGGCAACATTTTGGCGGGTATTGTGCCTTTTGCCATCGAATCGGGAATGATTGAGGCGACGCATCCTGTCACTTCTGCCCGCATTAATATCGTCAATACGGGCGGAATTTGTGAAGTAGTGGTACAAACCCCCAACGGTCAAATCGAAACTCAAGGTAATGCCAAAGTAGATGGCGTCTCTGGCACGGCTGCCCCGATTATTTGTAATTATTTAGAAACCGTAGGCTCAACCTGCGGCGCTTTGCTGCCCACGGGCCACGCAAAGGATGTAATTGACGGAGTAGAAGCTACTTGTATAGACAATGGTATGCCCATTGTGATAATGCGAGCGCAAGATTTTGGTTTGGTAGGCAATGAAACCAAAGAAGTGCTTGAAGCCAATGAGCCTCTCAGACAACAAATTGAAGCAATCCGCTTGAAAGCGGGGCATTTGATGAATTTGGGCGATGTCAAAGACCAAACCATTCCCAAAATGTGTTTGGTTTCGCCCCCTGAAAATGGCGGAGTTGTTAATACACGAATGTTCATTCCTCACGTCGTTCACGAAGCCATCGGTGTTTTGGCGGCGGTTTCGGTCGCTACTGCTTGCGTGGTTCCTGATACAGTGATAAATGATGAACGAGGTGTGATGAGTTATAAATTGAATACGCTCAACGATATGCACACCTCACTAAGTGTTGAGCATCCTTCGGGTGAATTTACGGTAAATCTTGAGTATGAACTCGTTGATAATCAGATTATCGTTTATAAGTCAGGCGTAATTCGTACGGCTCGATTGTTGAGTAAAGGAGAAGTGTTTATCTCTTAA